Below is a genomic region from Algoriphagus halophilus.
CTAGAGGGAATTGAAAAAGCTACTGGAATAGACATCGCAGGTGAAATCATTAAATTTATAGAAGGCGGAGTAAAGAGAAAAAGAAACTCCGGTAGAGTCACTAATCAATGAGCAGATTGATCAAAATAGGAACTAGAGGAAGTAAACTGGCCTTGTGGCAAGCATACCATGTAGAACAACTTCTTCAAAAGTCCGGACTAGCCACAGAAATTGTCATCATTGATACAAAAGGAGACCAAATCTTAGATGTGTCTATTTCTAAAATTGGGAGTAAAGGAGTTTTTACCCAAGAATTAGAAGATCAATTACTGGATGGAAGAATTGACATTGCGGTTCACAGTGCCAAGGATATGCAGTCAAACCTTCCGGATGGCTTTGAAATTATTGCATTTACTGAGAGGGAAATTGAAAATGATGTGATTGCCTCACATAAAAAAGGGATCACACTTTCGGATAGCTCCCAACCTTTGGTTTTGGGGACTTCCTCTACCAGAAGAGTAGCCACCCTCAAACACTTTTACCCACATGTCAAGACTGTGGAGGTAAGAGGGAATTTGCAAACCCGAATTCGAAAAATGGAAGATGGGCTTTGTGATGCACTTTTGCTCGCCTATGCAGGAGTTCATAGAATGGGCTATGATGAGATGATTGTAGAAAAGTTGAGCTTGGAAGAATTTACCCCTGCCGTGGGCCAAGGTTCCGTAGCCATTGAAGCTTCCAGCACTTTAGATCCCAAAGTAAAAGAACTCATCATTTCAGCGTGTAACCACCGGGAAACAGAAATCAAATTGCGTGCAGAGCGAGGCTATTTGCGGGTCTTAGAAGGGGGATGTAGTATTCCGGTCTTTGCTTTGGCTGATAATCAAGGAGATACCGTTACTTTGAAAGGGGGGATAGTCAGTTTAGATGGGAAAGAAAGAATCAGTGTTTCTGTAAGCGGAAGTGCAGATCAACCGGAAGCGTTAGGAGAGAAATTGGCAGAGGAAGTATTTGCAAGAGGTGGTAAAAAGATATTAGATCAGATAAAAACAACATTGAACAAGTGAGGAACCCAATTAAATTAGTCCTTTGGGCTGTTCTGTTGATCAGCTCTTTTTCTTGTGGTGGGGATCAGGATTATGTGGCCACGATTCATACCGAATTTGGAGATATAGTCGCAGTGTTTTTTGACGATACCCCAGTTCATAAATCCAATTTCATTTCCCTTGCGGAAGAGGGAAGATTTGATTCTACCGAATTTCACCGGGTAATGAAAGGTTTTATGGCTCAAGGAGGAGATGTCTTCACAAAAGAAGGATTGGATCCTGCTACCTGGCCTACCTTACCTGCTGAAATCACCTCGAATCATTTTCATCAACGCGGGATGATTGCAGCGGCACGCCAACCAGATGGAATAAATCCTGAAAAACGATCCAATGGATCCCAGTTTTATATTGTATTAGGTAAAGTATATTCTGAAGATGAATTGATGGTGGATCTGAGTTTACTTCAGCCTGCTTTTATGAAGTACATTCAATTGGGAAGCCAAGAAGAATTAAAAAATGAATATGTGAGGTTATATGAGGCTCAGGAATTTGATAGTTTGACGTCATTGCTGATATCAAAGAGTAAGGAAATTGAAGAGTCGCTGAATATTAATGTGACTAAAAATTTCTCTCCTGCCCAAGTAGAAGCTTACACGACGGTAGGGGGAACTCCCCACTTGGATGGCGAATACACGGTTTTTGGTCAGGTAGTTCAGGGAATGGATGTGGTAGATAGAATTGCTGAGGAACCAACTGGTTTTCGGGATAAACCAACCGACCCGGTTTGGATGACTGTGACAGTGGAAAAAATGTCTAAGGATAAAATTGAGAAAGAATATGGGTTTGTCTACCCCAAAAATAAGTAAGCAGAAAATAGCGATTACTGGGGTAAACGGATTGCTTGGCCAAAAGCTAGTAAGCCAATTAATCGACCGAGGGACCTTTGAAGTCATTGGTTTTGGAAAAGGTGCATGCCGAATTCCCAATCAGGAATTTGAATATGTAACACTTGACATTACAGACGAGTCAAAAGTACATTCAGAAATTAAAAGGGTTCATCCTGATATTATTATTCATGGTGCAGCGATGACCAACGTAGATGAATGTGAACTTCACCAGGAGGCCGCCTATAAAGTTAATGTAAAAGCCACTGAATACTTATTGCGAGCTGCAGAAAGCGTGGGAGCACACTTTATTTTTGTTTCCACTGATTTTATTTTTTCGGGAGAAGAAGGTCCTTTAGATGAACAGGCAGTTCCTGCTCCGGTGAATTATTACGGGGAGACGAAGTTGGAGGCAGAGCAATTGGTGCAAGCTTCCGCAACTAAATGGGCAATTGCAAGGACCGTGCTGGTGTTTGGTATCGCACATGACATGAGTCGCAGCAACATTATCCTTTGGGTAAAGTCTTCATTGGAATCCGGAAAAAATATTCAAGTAGTCGATGATCAATTCAGGACTCCCACGCTTGCAGAAGATTTGGCAGAGGGTTGTATCTTAATTGCTGAGAAAGGAGCTGAAGGAATATTTAATATTTCTGGTCCCGATTTTCTTACTCCTTATGAGATGGCCATGGTTACGGCGGACTATTTTGGCTTAGACAAATCCCTTATCGCAAGAGTTGATTCAAAAACATTTACTCAGCCAGCAAAAAGACCCCTTAAAACAGGATTTTCTATTGAAAAAGCCAGAAAAGTCCTTGATTTTGAGCCTAAAACTTTCCGAACGGCAATTGGTATTTTATCAAAACAAATTATCTTAGCCAGCTCGTAAAACAGCTAGTCTTACCCAATATTTAACTTTAGTATCACTCAAATTTAATTAAGTAATAATTTATGGCAGCAAGTCCAAACACCGAAGAAAGAGGTCAGTGGGGGTCGAGCCTCGGATTTATCATGGCCGCAGCAGGTTCGGCAGTAGGTCTGGGGAACATTTGGAGATTCCCGTATCTAGTAGGTGA
It encodes:
- the hemC gene encoding hydroxymethylbilane synthase; amino-acid sequence: MSRLIKIGTRGSKLALWQAYHVEQLLQKSGLATEIVIIDTKGDQILDVSISKIGSKGVFTQELEDQLLDGRIDIAVHSAKDMQSNLPDGFEIIAFTEREIENDVIASHKKGITLSDSSQPLVLGTSSTRRVATLKHFYPHVKTVEVRGNLQTRIRKMEDGLCDALLLAYAGVHRMGYDEMIVEKLSLEEFTPAVGQGSVAIEASSTLDPKVKELIISACNHRETEIKLRAERGYLRVLEGGCSIPVFALADNQGDTVTLKGGIVSLDGKERISVSVSGSADQPEALGEKLAEEVFARGGKKILDQIKTTLNK
- a CDS encoding peptidylprolyl isomerase, with the translated sequence MRNPIKLVLWAVLLISSFSCGGDQDYVATIHTEFGDIVAVFFDDTPVHKSNFISLAEEGRFDSTEFHRVMKGFMAQGGDVFTKEGLDPATWPTLPAEITSNHFHQRGMIAAARQPDGINPEKRSNGSQFYIVLGKVYSEDELMVDLSLLQPAFMKYIQLGSQEELKNEYVRLYEAQEFDSLTSLLISKSKEIEESLNINVTKNFSPAQVEAYTTVGGTPHLDGEYTVFGQVVQGMDVVDRIAEEPTGFRDKPTDPVWMTVTVEKMSKDKIEKEYGFVYPKNK
- a CDS encoding SDR family oxidoreductase produces the protein MGLSTPKISKQKIAITGVNGLLGQKLVSQLIDRGTFEVIGFGKGACRIPNQEFEYVTLDITDESKVHSEIKRVHPDIIIHGAAMTNVDECELHQEAAYKVNVKATEYLLRAAESVGAHFIFVSTDFIFSGEEGPLDEQAVPAPVNYYGETKLEAEQLVQASATKWAIARTVLVFGIAHDMSRSNIILWVKSSLESGKNIQVVDDQFRTPTLAEDLAEGCILIAEKGAEGIFNISGPDFLTPYEMAMVTADYFGLDKSLIARVDSKTFTQPAKRPLKTGFSIEKARKVLDFEPKTFRTAIGILSKQIILASS